The following are encoded in a window of Paenibacillaceae bacterium GAS479 genomic DNA:
- a CDS encoding carbohydrate ABC transporter membrane protein 2, CUT1 family, with protein sequence METKPYKGSTLLLEIIGVLLALLFLVPFYFLVSNSFKKYGDILLDSAALPNPWTVANFTRAWDIMSFPASFMNSLVITVSTIVGLAIICSMGAYRMVRHSSKYNNILFMLFVMAMVIPFQSIMIPLIKVASWLNLTGSIPGLWFAYLGFGSSMTIFLYHGFVKSIPLEIEEAATVDGCSPYGVFWRIVFPLLKPMTVTIIILNSLWVWNDFLLPNMMLGEGQRTIPMSTYAFFGQYTKQWDLALAGLVMGVLPILAFFLTLQRHIIEGITAGSVKG encoded by the coding sequence ATGGAAACAAAACCATATAAAGGTTCCACACTTTTATTGGAGATTATCGGAGTTCTGCTTGCGCTGCTGTTCCTTGTACCGTTCTATTTCCTGGTCAGCAACTCCTTCAAAAAATACGGAGACATCTTGCTTGACTCCGCAGCGTTGCCTAACCCTTGGACGGTTGCCAACTTTACACGTGCCTGGGACATCATGAGCTTCCCAGCGTCGTTCATGAACTCTCTGGTCATTACGGTGTCAACGATCGTCGGTCTGGCGATTATTTGTTCCATGGGTGCCTACCGGATGGTACGCCATTCTAGCAAGTATAACAATATTCTGTTCATGTTGTTTGTTATGGCAATGGTTATTCCGTTCCAGTCGATAATGATTCCGCTGATTAAGGTTGCATCTTGGCTTAATCTGACTGGCAGCATCCCTGGTTTATGGTTCGCTTACTTGGGCTTTGGTTCATCCATGACAATTTTCTTGTATCATGGTTTTGTCAAATCGATCCCGCTTGAGATTGAGGAAGCCGCTACGGTGGACGGCTGCTCGCCTTACGGCGTCTTCTGGCGGATCGTGTTCCCGCTGCTTAAGCCGATGACGGTTACGATTATCATCCTGAACAGCCTCTGGGTTTGGAATGACTTCCTGTTGCCGAATATGATGCTTGGCGAGGGACAACGGACAATTCCAATGTCGACTTACGCCTTCTTCGGACAGTATACGAAACAATGGGATTTGGCGCTTGCTGGTCTGGTTATGGGCGTGTTACCGATTCTTGCCTTCTTCCTGACGCTTCAACGTCATATTATTGAAGGCATCACGGCAGGCTCTGTTAAAGGATAA
- a CDS encoding carbohydrate ABC transporter substrate-binding protein, CUT1 family — MKKSLISAVSAGLAIAMLAGCSTSNNGGGNEPAGNNAGANNGEKITLNIFQFKVEIADALNRLKADYEKENPNVILNIETMGGGADYGAGLKAKFASNQEPDIFNNGGNADLTTWVDKLEDLSNEPWQSDVIDTAKEGITRDGKNFGLPMGIEGYGLIYNKDLFKQAGIETPPKTLTELKAAVEKLKAAKITPFSNGYQEFWVLGNHTFNVALANQNDPASFIKGMNEGKGGLVGNPVIGNWFNLFDMMIANSNKNPLTTDYNTQVTLFASGKTAMMQQGNWTQVQIDGITPNLNIGILPMPVDDSEKSGNIFVGVPNYWVVNKNSKNKEAAKDFLNWLATSETGKNYGVNEFKFIPALKSVEVKDPKVLGPIANDILQYSKDGKTSGWYFNQMPEGLPQEVGADMQAYVAGKTNKDQLIKSIQDKWTNMAKK; from the coding sequence GTGAAAAAAAGCTTAATTAGCGCTGTTTCTGCGGGACTGGCAATTGCTATGCTGGCCGGCTGCAGCACATCGAACAACGGAGGCGGCAATGAGCCCGCTGGCAATAATGCTGGAGCTAACAACGGTGAGAAAATCACGTTGAACATTTTCCAGTTCAAGGTTGAGATCGCCGATGCGTTGAACCGTCTGAAAGCTGATTACGAAAAAGAAAATCCAAACGTCATCCTGAACATCGAAACGATGGGCGGCGGAGCGGATTACGGCGCAGGACTGAAAGCTAAGTTTGCTTCCAACCAAGAGCCTGATATTTTCAACAACGGCGGTAACGCCGACCTGACGACATGGGTAGACAAGCTGGAGGATCTCAGCAATGAGCCTTGGCAATCCGACGTCATCGACACAGCCAAAGAAGGCATTACGCGCGATGGCAAAAACTTCGGTCTTCCAATGGGTATTGAAGGCTACGGCCTTATTTACAACAAAGACCTGTTCAAGCAAGCTGGCATCGAAACTCCGCCTAAAACGCTCACCGAGCTTAAGGCTGCAGTAGAGAAGCTTAAAGCGGCCAAGATTACGCCATTCTCCAACGGCTACCAGGAATTCTGGGTTCTCGGCAACCATACCTTCAACGTAGCACTGGCGAATCAAAATGATCCAGCAAGCTTCATTAAGGGAATGAATGAGGGCAAAGGTGGTCTTGTTGGTAATCCGGTCATCGGAAACTGGTTCAATCTGTTCGATATGATGATCGCGAACAGCAACAAAAACCCGCTGACTACGGACTACAACACGCAAGTGACGCTGTTCGCAAGTGGCAAAACGGCAATGATGCAACAAGGCAACTGGACGCAAGTGCAGATTGATGGCATTACACCTAATCTAAACATCGGTATTCTGCCGATGCCTGTAGATGACAGCGAGAAGAGCGGCAATATCTTTGTTGGCGTACCAAACTACTGGGTTGTGAACAAAAACTCCAAAAACAAAGAAGCAGCTAAGGACTTCCTGAACTGGCTTGCTACTTCTGAAACCGGTAAAAACTACGGAGTTAACGAGTTCAAGTTCATCCCAGCGCTTAAATCCGTTGAAGTGAAAGATCCAAAGGTACTCGGACCGATTGCGAACGACATCCTGCAATACAGCAAAGACGGCAAAACTTCGGGCTGGTACTTCAACCAAATGCCAGAAGGTCTTCCACAAGAAGTCGGAGCTGACATGCAGGCTTATGTAGCTGGAAAAACGAACAAAGATCAACTGATCAAGAGCATCCAAGACAAATGGACAAACATGGCTAAGAAATAA
- a CDS encoding two-component system, response regulator YesN has translation MNVLIVDDESHAREAVKLLVDWEDLGFTKIIEADNGESAKLLVDEFVPVLILTDIHMPITNGIRFMEWVSTHHPQSKIIAISGYNDFDYVRKTMKFGGRDYILKPIDPDQLNEAVQRALEEWRLETQEKQRQVESGIALNQYKPVYWSHLFGKLAAGAQEAEAAAAQLRAEFSGFPTHSFMQAVSFSLFPVPDKLLRRFRGDRELLEFAMINVLNDLLRGEWNCGYAFRIADASDEIVALIWSGHERLKDRVLQLIEAVSLTLKAELHAGVGKLVPDAEKAWESVKEARVSLLQRNLLQPQERIHYAERQPTNGATHLSVIEDALRVSIQVRNSAEAAAALKEWFEKLRSIGFVSPASIQLWDRQLELMRTRITQEFNPDPEANPLPIGGSLPLVFSDEGKLMLDETEKEWRHQLLDWLETILRRIRQERSIISEMTSYIGSHLEEDLTLQTLASRFFLSREHVSRRFKQETGQTLSEYVEILRMDKARKLLSSSGLRVTEIAAQVGYMDEKYFSKVFKKHTGSSPGQFRQQG, from the coding sequence ATGAATGTGCTGATTGTTGATGACGAGAGCCATGCCCGCGAAGCGGTCAAGTTGCTTGTAGACTGGGAGGATCTCGGCTTCACAAAAATTATAGAAGCGGATAATGGTGAGTCGGCCAAACTGCTTGTTGATGAATTTGTTCCTGTTTTAATTTTGACAGATATTCATATGCCTATAACAAATGGAATTCGTTTCATGGAATGGGTCAGCACACATCATCCGCAGAGCAAAATTATCGCCATCAGCGGGTACAATGACTTTGATTATGTGCGCAAAACGATGAAGTTCGGTGGAAGAGACTATATTCTGAAGCCGATTGATCCCGATCAACTGAACGAAGCCGTACAGCGCGCCCTTGAGGAATGGAGACTTGAAACCCAGGAGAAGCAGCGCCAAGTCGAGAGCGGAATTGCCTTGAACCAGTACAAACCGGTGTATTGGAGCCATCTATTCGGTAAGCTGGCGGCTGGTGCTCAGGAAGCAGAGGCTGCCGCTGCCCAGCTTCGCGCCGAGTTTTCTGGTTTTCCCACCCATTCATTCATGCAAGCCGTGTCGTTCAGCCTATTCCCGGTTCCTGACAAGCTGCTCCGTCGGTTCCGTGGAGACCGTGAGCTGCTGGAATTTGCCATGATCAATGTACTCAACGACTTGCTGCGCGGGGAATGGAATTGCGGTTATGCCTTCCGTATTGCGGATGCATCGGATGAGATCGTTGCCCTGATCTGGAGCGGTCATGAGCGGCTTAAGGATCGCGTCCTTCAGCTCATTGAAGCTGTTTCATTAACACTAAAGGCCGAGCTGCACGCTGGAGTCGGCAAGCTGGTCCCGGATGCGGAAAAAGCCTGGGAATCCGTGAAGGAAGCTAGGGTTTCGCTCCTTCAGCGGAATTTGCTGCAACCGCAGGAACGCATCCATTATGCCGAGCGGCAACCGACAAACGGCGCCACGCATTTGTCTGTGATCGAGGATGCGCTGCGTGTGTCGATTCAGGTCCGTAACTCGGCAGAAGCTGCAGCAGCCTTAAAGGAATGGTTCGAGAAACTGCGGAGCATCGGATTCGTCTCTCCTGCTTCGATACAACTGTGGGACCGCCAATTGGAGCTTATGCGCACTCGCATCACTCAAGAGTTTAACCCGGATCCCGAAGCCAATCCACTTCCAATCGGTGGGTCTCTGCCGCTTGTTTTCAGTGATGAGGGCAAGCTCATGCTTGATGAAACCGAAAAAGAATGGCGGCATCAACTGCTCGACTGGCTGGAAACTATCCTTCGTCGTATTCGTCAGGAGCGCAGCATAATTTCGGAAATGACCTCGTATATCGGCTCTCACCTTGAGGAAGACTTAACGTTGCAGACGCTTGCTTCCCGTTTTTTCCTTAGTCGGGAGCATGTCAGCCGACGCTTCAAACAGGAAACCGGGCAGACGCTCAGCGAGTATGTCGAGATTTTGCGCATGGACAAAGCCCGCAAGCTGCTCTCCTCCTCGGGCCTTCGTGTTACCGAGATTGCAGCCCAGGTTGGATATATGGACGAAAAGTACTTCAGCAAGGTGTTCAAAAAACATACCGGCAGCTCGCCAGGACAGTTCCGTCAGCAGGGCTGA
- a CDS encoding carbohydrate ABC transporter membrane protein 1, CUT1 family, with translation MKSSGWSKSWVQQLVFTGPVTLAFAIIIALPFFMGMYYSFTEWNGVSDNATFVGLDNFVKIFNDQTFINSFKFTTKFTIAAVILSNLVGFILALLLTQPVKSKNLLRTIFFMPNVIGGLLLGFIWQFIFVKGFAAVGEKTGWSLFNLPWLGDEKTAFWGVVIVTVWSTAGYLMVIYISALINVPRDLIEAASIDGATAMQRLRHITVPLIMPAVTIALFLALSWSFKSFDIILSLTKGGPYNSTQSVALNIYNEAFQNNNMGLGTAKALIFFIVVALITSLQVWATKRKEVQA, from the coding sequence ATGAAAAGCAGCGGATGGTCCAAATCATGGGTCCAGCAGCTCGTATTCACGGGCCCAGTTACGCTCGCGTTCGCGATTATTATTGCGCTTCCCTTTTTTATGGGCATGTACTACTCCTTTACGGAGTGGAATGGCGTATCTGATAATGCAACCTTTGTCGGTCTAGACAACTTTGTCAAAATTTTCAACGATCAAACCTTCATTAACTCGTTTAAATTTACGACCAAATTTACAATTGCAGCCGTAATTCTGTCCAATTTGGTGGGCTTTATTTTGGCGCTGCTGCTGACGCAGCCTGTGAAATCCAAAAACTTGCTGCGGACAATCTTTTTTATGCCAAACGTTATCGGCGGTCTGTTGCTTGGGTTTATCTGGCAGTTCATTTTTGTTAAAGGTTTTGCTGCCGTTGGCGAAAAAACGGGCTGGAGCTTGTTCAACCTGCCTTGGCTTGGCGATGAAAAGACGGCTTTCTGGGGCGTTGTTATCGTTACGGTGTGGAGCACGGCCGGTTATCTGATGGTTATCTACATCTCGGCTCTCATTAATGTGCCGCGCGATTTGATCGAGGCAGCTTCCATTGATGGTGCAACAGCGATGCAGAGGCTTCGTCATATTACAGTACCGCTTATCATGCCGGCGGTTACGATTGCGCTGTTCCTGGCGCTGAGCTGGTCGTTCAAGTCGTTCGACATCATCTTGTCATTGACGAAGGGCGGACCTTATAACTCTACGCAGTCCGTCGCCTTGAATATTTATAATGAAGCATTCCAAAACAATAATATGGGTCTCGGTACTGCCAAAGCGCTGATCTTCTTCATTGTCGTAGCGTTGATTACATCGCTGCAAGTATGGGCAACGAAACGCAAGGAGGTGCAGGCATAA
- a CDS encoding two-component system, sensor histidine kinase YesM yields MKFYWIRRSIRTKLAVFLLMAIGIPMLLSIIITNTRTAAFVEEDNIRQNSSLLYQGKTNLENYFQSFFQTSLAPYSDTTLYRTLEMGRSDYLTDNQIFVSLQIMATSVKEIYQVYLHSPGAERGYLYSRGQYKRMDQIVSTPGTTLPEGVGYSIRPLHMSSNFNITVAPPFLARPVITVIRPILRIPSDQQIGTLAIDITPEVINTICSQLYQQDQGEEVYLLAPDGTIIYGPDPDRRGLKLDAKWAQELLAESAKMTVQSGDGSYSGATRLQHSPDQGVFVYEQISAGDGMWTLVKRIPDSVLMRATNGVTQVNTGILLSSMLLITLATLFISFWITRPIKQLTGYVSQIQSGQLDTDIHLNQTDEIGQLARRFRMMMETINNLVLREYKLELANKTNQLKALQAQVHPHFLYNALQSIGTTALKRGVPDLYKLIMQLGKMMRYSMNTAEEFVVISQEIDHTRSYLELQRHRFDDKLTYEISLEPGSGSILIPRMVIQPIVENVFKHAFDPAGGEVHVTIRCYQADSWIHIEIADNGPGLQPDKLEALQKGLVQADEGSLHIGDHIGLANVSARLKLHCGNTSSIKLESGLEPLGGLSVTLLIPTPDKHETPETGETEL; encoded by the coding sequence GTGAAATTTTATTGGATTCGGCGTAGCATTCGAACGAAGCTGGCCGTGTTTCTCCTTATGGCTATAGGCATTCCGATGCTGCTATCCATTATTATAACCAATACGCGCACAGCAGCTTTTGTCGAAGAGGATAATATCCGGCAGAACTCCAGCTTGCTGTATCAGGGTAAGACTAATCTGGAGAACTATTTCCAGTCGTTCTTCCAGACCTCGCTTGCGCCTTATTCGGATACAACTTTGTATCGCACCCTTGAAATGGGCCGCAGCGACTACCTCACAGATAACCAAATTTTTGTCAGCCTTCAGATTATGGCCACCTCCGTCAAGGAAATTTATCAGGTTTATTTGCATTCTCCTGGCGCCGAGCGTGGTTACTTATATTCCAGAGGTCAGTACAAGCGAATGGATCAAATTGTGAGTACCCCAGGTACGACATTGCCAGAAGGGGTTGGCTATAGTATCCGACCGCTGCATATGAGCAGCAACTTTAATATCACTGTCGCCCCTCCCTTTCTTGCTAGACCAGTCATTACGGTCATCCGGCCCATCCTGCGGATTCCGAGCGACCAGCAGATTGGCACGCTTGCCATCGACATTACCCCGGAGGTAATCAATACGATTTGCAGCCAGCTCTATCAGCAGGATCAAGGCGAAGAGGTTTATTTGCTGGCGCCGGACGGGACGATTATTTATGGTCCGGATCCAGATCGGCGTGGACTCAAGCTGGACGCTAAGTGGGCACAGGAACTGCTTGCGGAATCAGCAAAGATGACTGTTCAGAGCGGCGACGGAAGTTATTCTGGAGCAACGAGGCTGCAGCATTCCCCGGATCAAGGGGTTTTTGTTTATGAACAAATATCAGCTGGTGATGGGATGTGGACGCTGGTCAAACGAATTCCAGATTCCGTGCTCATGAGGGCTACTAATGGAGTCACCCAGGTGAATACAGGCATTTTGCTCAGCTCCATGCTGCTTATTACGCTAGCCACTTTATTCATCTCTTTCTGGATTACCCGGCCGATCAAGCAGCTAACCGGTTATGTTAGTCAAATTCAATCCGGTCAGTTGGATACCGATATTCATTTGAATCAAACAGATGAAATTGGGCAGTTGGCGCGTCGGTTCCGAATGATGATGGAGACGATCAACAATTTAGTGCTTCGGGAATACAAGCTGGAGCTCGCCAACAAAACGAATCAGCTGAAGGCGCTGCAGGCGCAGGTCCATCCTCATTTCTTGTACAATGCTTTGCAATCGATCGGCACAACCGCGCTGAAGCGAGGCGTTCCCGATTTGTACAAGCTAATTATGCAGCTAGGAAAAATGATGCGCTATTCAATGAATACAGCCGAAGAATTTGTCGTTATTTCCCAGGAAATTGATCATACACGCTCCTATTTGGAGCTGCAGCGCCATCGCTTTGACGACAAGCTGACTTATGAGATTTCGCTTGAGCCAGGATCAGGCAGCATTCTGATACCGCGCATGGTAATCCAGCCCATTGTGGAAAATGTATTCAAGCACGCCTTTGATCCTGCAGGTGGCGAGGTTCATGTGACGATTCGCTGCTACCAGGCAGACAGCTGGATCCATATTGAGATTGCTGACAATGGCCCGGGATTGCAGCCCGACAAGCTGGAAGCTTTACAAAAAGGCTTGGTGCAAGCCGATGAAGGAAGCCTCCATATAGGAGATCATATTGGACTGGCTAACGTTTCAGCTCGCCTTAAGCTTCATTGCGGGAACACCTCAAGTATTAAGCTTGAATCTGGGCTTGAGCCGCTTGGCGGACTGTCCGTTACCCTACTCATTCCTACACCAGATAAACATGAGACACCTGAGACAGGAGAGACCGAACTATGA